The Bubalus bubalis isolate 160015118507 breed Murrah chromosome 16, NDDB_SH_1, whole genome shotgun sequence genome window below encodes:
- the CELF1 gene encoding CUGBP Elav-like family member 1 isoform X2, producing MAAFKLDFLPEMMVDHCSLNSSPVSKKMNGTLDHPDQPDLDAIKMFVGQVPRTWSEKDLRELFEQYGAVYEINVLRDRSQNPPQSKGCCFVTFYTRKAALEAQNALHNMKVLPGMHHPIQMKPADSEKNNAVEDRKLFIGMISKKCTENDIRVMFSSFGQIEECRILRGPDGLSRGCAFVTFTTRAMAQTAIKAMHQAQTMEGCSSPMVVKFADTQKDKEQKRMAQQLQQQMQQISAASVWGNLAGLNTLGPQYLALYLQLLQQTASSGNLNTLSSLHPMGGLNAMQLQNLAALAAAASAAQNTPSGTSALTTSSSPLSVLTSSGSSPSSSSSSSVNPIASLGALQTLAGATAGLNVSSLAGMAALNGGLGSSGLSNGTGSTMEALTQAYSGIQQYAAAALPTLYNQNLLTQQSIGAAGSQKEGPEGANLFIYHLPQEFGDQDLLQMFMPFGNVVSAKVFIDKQTNLSKCFGFVSYDNPVSAQAAIQSMNGFQIGMKRLKVQLKRSKNDSKPY from the exons CTCAAAGAAAATGAACGGCACCCTGGACCACCCAGATCAACCGGATCTTGATGCTATCAAGATGTTTGTGGGCCAGGTTCCAAGGACCTGGTCTGAGAAGGATTTGAGGGAACTGTTTGAACAGTATGGTGCTGTCTATGAAATCAATGTCCTAAGGGATAGGAGCCAAAACCCTCCACAGAGCAAAG GGTGCTGTTTTGTTACATTTTACACCCGAAAAGCTGCATTAGAAGCTCAGAACGCTCTTCACAACATGAAGGTCCTCCCAGGG ATGCATCATCCTATACAGATGAAGCCTGCCGACAGCGAGAAGAACAACG CAGTGGAAGACAGGAAGCTGTTCATCGGTATGATATCCAAGAAGTGCACTGAAAATGACATCCGAGTCATGTTCTCTTCGTTTGGACAGATTGAAGAATGCCGGATACTGAGGGGACCTGATGGGTTGAGCCGAG GTTGTGCATTTGTGACTTTTACAACAAGAGCCATGGCACAGACAGCTATCAAGGCAATGCACCAAGCACAGACCATGGAG GGTTGCTCCTCCCCCATGGTGGTAAAATTTGCTGATACACAGAAGgacaaagaacagaaaagaatggCCCAGCAGCTCCAGCAGCAGATGCAGCAAATCAGCGCAGCCTCTGTGTGGGGAAACCTTGCTGGTCTAAATACTCTCGGACCCCAGTATTTAGCA CTTTATTTGCAGCTCCTTCAGCAGACTGCCTCCTCTGGGAACCTCAACACCCTGAGCAGCCTCCACCCGATGGGAG GGTTAAATGCAATGCAGTTACAGAACCTGGCTGCACTGGCTGCTGCGGCTAGTGCAGCTCAGAACACCCCAAGTGGCACCAGTGCTCTCACCACGTCCAGCAGTCCCCTCAGCGTACTCACCAGTTCAG GGTCCTCACCaagctccagcagcagcagctccgtCAACCCCATCGCCTCCCTTGGAGCCCTGCAGACATTAGCTGGAGCAACAGCAGGCCTCAACGTCAGCTCTTTGGCAG ggatggctGCGTTAAATGGCGGCCTGGGCAGCAGCGGCCTTTCCAACGGCACAGGGAGCACCATGGAGGCCCTCACACAGGCCTACTCGGGGATCCAGCAGTACGCTGCCGCGGCGCTCCCCACCCTGTACAACCAGAACCTGCTGACACAGCAGAGTATCGGTGCTGCTGGGAGCCAGAAGGAAG GTCCAGAAGGAGCCAACCTGTTCATCTACCACCTGCCCCAGGAGTTCGGAGACCAGGACCTGCTGCAGATGTTTATGCCCTTTGGGAATGTCGTGTCTGCCAAGGTTTTTATAGACAAGCAGACAAACCTGAGCAAGTGTTTCG GTTTTGTAAGTTACGACAATCCTGTCTCGGCTCAAGCTGCCATCCAGTCCATGAACGGCTTTCAGATCGGCATGAAGCGGCTTAAAGTGCAGCTCAAACGTTCGAAGAATGACAGCAAACCCTACTGA
- the CELF1 gene encoding CUGBP Elav-like family member 1 isoform X9 — MNGTLDHPDQPDLDAIKMFVGQVPRTWSEKDLRELFEQYGAVYEINVLRDRSQNPPQSKGCCFVTFYTRKAALEAQNALHNMKVLPGMHHPIQMKPADSEKNNAVEDRKLFIGMISKKCTENDIRVMFSSFGQIEECRILRGPDGLSRGCAFVTFTTRAMAQTAIKAMHQAQTMEGCSSPMVVKFADTQKDKEQKRMAQQLQQQMQQISAASVWGNLAGLNTLGPQYLALYLQLLQQTASSGNLNTLSSLHPMGGLNAMQLQNLAALAAAASAAQNTPSGTSALTTSSSPLSVLTSSAGSSPSSSSSSSVNPIASLGALQTLAGATAGLNVSSLAGMAALNGGLGSSGLSNGTGSTMEALTQAYSGIQQYAAAALPTLYNQNLLTQQSIGAAGSQKEGPEGANLFIYHLPQEFGDQDLLQMFMPFGNVVSAKVFIDKQTNLSKCFGFVSYDNPVSAQAAIQSMNGFQIGMKRLKVQLKRSKNDSKPY, encoded by the exons ATGAACGGCACCCTGGACCACCCAGATCAACCGGATCTTGATGCTATCAAGATGTTTGTGGGCCAGGTTCCAAGGACCTGGTCTGAGAAGGATTTGAGGGAACTGTTTGAACAGTATGGTGCTGTCTATGAAATCAATGTCCTAAGGGATAGGAGCCAAAACCCTCCACAGAGCAAAG GGTGCTGTTTTGTTACATTTTACACCCGAAAAGCTGCATTAGAAGCTCAGAACGCTCTTCACAACATGAAGGTCCTCCCAGGG ATGCATCATCCTATACAGATGAAGCCTGCCGACAGCGAGAAGAACAACG CAGTGGAAGACAGGAAGCTGTTCATCGGTATGATATCCAAGAAGTGCACTGAAAATGACATCCGAGTCATGTTCTCTTCGTTTGGACAGATTGAAGAATGCCGGATACTGAGGGGACCTGATGGGTTGAGCCGAG GTTGTGCATTTGTGACTTTTACAACAAGAGCCATGGCACAGACAGCTATCAAGGCAATGCACCAAGCACAGACCATGGAG GGTTGCTCCTCCCCCATGGTGGTAAAATTTGCTGATACACAGAAGgacaaagaacagaaaagaatggCCCAGCAGCTCCAGCAGCAGATGCAGCAAATCAGCGCAGCCTCTGTGTGGGGAAACCTTGCTGGTCTAAATACTCTCGGACCCCAGTATTTAGCA CTTTATTTGCAGCTCCTTCAGCAGACTGCCTCCTCTGGGAACCTCAACACCCTGAGCAGCCTCCACCCGATGGGAG GGTTAAATGCAATGCAGTTACAGAACCTGGCTGCACTGGCTGCTGCGGCTAGTGCAGCTCAGAACACCCCAAGTGGCACCAGTGCTCTCACCACGTCCAGCAGTCCCCTCAGCGTACTCACCAGTTCAG CAGGGTCCTCACCaagctccagcagcagcagctccgtCAACCCCATCGCCTCCCTTGGAGCCCTGCAGACATTAGCTGGAGCAACAGCAGGCCTCAACGTCAGCTCTTTGGCAG ggatggctGCGTTAAATGGCGGCCTGGGCAGCAGCGGCCTTTCCAACGGCACAGGGAGCACCATGGAGGCCCTCACACAGGCCTACTCGGGGATCCAGCAGTACGCTGCCGCGGCGCTCCCCACCCTGTACAACCAGAACCTGCTGACACAGCAGAGTATCGGTGCTGCTGGGAGCCAGAAGGAAG GTCCAGAAGGAGCCAACCTGTTCATCTACCACCTGCCCCAGGAGTTCGGAGACCAGGACCTGCTGCAGATGTTTATGCCCTTTGGGAATGTCGTGTCTGCCAAGGTTTTTATAGACAAGCAGACAAACCTGAGCAAGTGTTTCG GTTTTGTAAGTTACGACAATCCTGTCTCGGCTCAAGCTGCCATCCAGTCCATGAACGGCTTTCAGATCGGCATGAAGCGGCTTAAAGTGCAGCTCAAACGTTCGAAGAATGACAGCAAACCCTACTGA